A region of Allocoleopsis franciscana PCC 7113 DNA encodes the following proteins:
- a CDS encoding FHA domain-containing protein, whose translation MPEAKASQSQQSSLNSLPSGFSKETIVPSEPQEGHWLIVQDDKGRREFPLGGEVYSIGRAPNCDIRLYSLFVSRRHATLVRRQREDGSYYYRIVDGDLKGQSSSNGILINGHKVPAHNLENEDMVTFDPRVTAKYYRLKRETGKSGPIDPFDVTLIDPAMIEESED comes from the coding sequence ATGCCTGAAGCTAAAGCATCACAATCTCAGCAATCCTCACTCAATAGTCTTCCAAGCGGTTTCAGTAAGGAGACTATAGTGCCTTCAGAACCCCAGGAAGGTCACTGGTTGATTGTACAAGACGATAAAGGACGCCGAGAATTTCCCCTAGGAGGGGAGGTGTATTCAATCGGCAGAGCACCTAACTGTGATATTCGGCTGTATTCACTCTTTGTTTCTCGCCGACATGCCACATTAGTGCGACGCCAGCGAGAGGATGGCAGCTACTATTATCGAATTGTGGATGGCGACCTCAAAGGTCAGTCGAGTTCTAATGGCATCTTGATTAATGGTCACAAAGTTCCAGCTCACAATCTGGAAAATGAGGATATGGTGACGTTTGACCCTAGAGTAACGGCCAAATATTATCGCCTCAAGCGAGAAACCGGCAAGTCGGGGCCAATCGATCCGTTTGATGTGACCTTAATCGACCCTGCGATGATTGAGGAATCGGAGGATTAA
- the trmFO gene encoding FADH(2)-oxidizing methylenetetrahydrofolate--tRNA-(uracil(54)-C(5))-methyltransferase TrmFO, whose product MVEKVIHVIGGGLAGTEAAWQIANAGVPVVLHEMRPVRQSPAHHTGELAELVCSNSFGAQSSDRASGLLHEELRRLGSIIIRKADEHAVPAGGALAVDRAVFSHELTETLASHPLIELRREEVAQIPPEGVVVLTSGPLTTPALAEDLQRFTGMEYFSFFDAASPIVVGESINRDIAFMASRYDKGEAAYLNCPMNKEQYLHFWQELCAAEKAELKDFEQETAKFFEGCLPIEEMARRGEDTMRYGPLKPVGLFDPRTKEQPEEDLSQKRDRPYAVIQLRQEDKAGQLWNMVGFQTNLRWGEQKRVFRLIPGLENAEFVRMGVMHRNTFLNAPELLHPTLQFKQRPTLLAAGQLVGTEGYTAATAGGWLAGTNAARLVLGLEPIMLPPTTMMGALIEFISSASPKHFQPMPPNFGILPPLSARIKNKQERYGVYRDRALADLDAWSRGIQPSAA is encoded by the coding sequence ATGGTGGAAAAAGTGATTCATGTCATCGGCGGTGGGTTAGCAGGTACAGAAGCGGCGTGGCAAATTGCTAATGCTGGTGTGCCAGTCGTGTTACACGAGATGCGACCCGTGAGGCAAAGTCCTGCCCATCACACGGGGGAATTGGCGGAATTGGTGTGCAGTAATTCCTTTGGTGCCCAATCGAGCGATCGCGCTTCTGGTTTATTACACGAAGAACTCCGTCGCCTGGGTTCAATTATTATCCGCAAAGCGGATGAACATGCTGTCCCGGCGGGTGGAGCACTGGCGGTAGATCGGGCAGTCTTTAGCCATGAATTGACCGAAACCTTGGCAAGTCATCCTCTGATTGAGTTACGTCGGGAAGAGGTAGCGCAGATTCCCCCAGAGGGCGTGGTGGTACTAACGAGTGGCCCCCTGACAACACCGGCTTTGGCTGAAGACTTGCAACGCTTCACAGGCATGGAATACTTTAGCTTTTTTGATGCGGCATCGCCGATTGTGGTGGGGGAATCGATCAACCGGGATATTGCCTTTATGGCGTCACGCTACGACAAAGGTGAAGCCGCTTATCTCAACTGTCCGATGAACAAGGAACAGTACCTCCACTTCTGGCAAGAACTTTGTGCAGCAGAAAAGGCGGAATTGAAGGATTTTGAGCAAGAAACAGCCAAATTCTTTGAAGGTTGTCTGCCGATTGAAGAGATGGCACGTCGGGGAGAAGATACCATGCGCTACGGCCCCTTGAAGCCAGTAGGGCTATTTGACCCACGGACGAAAGAGCAACCAGAAGAAGACTTAAGCCAAAAGCGCGATCGCCCTTATGCCGTGATCCAACTACGGCAAGAAGATAAGGCGGGTCAGTTGTGGAATATGGTAGGATTCCAGACGAATTTGCGCTGGGGTGAGCAGAAACGAGTGTTTCGGTTGATTCCGGGCTTGGAAAATGCCGAGTTTGTGCGGATGGGTGTCATGCACCGCAATACGTTTTTGAATGCGCCGGAGTTATTGCATCCCACGCTGCAATTTAAGCAGCGCCCGACGTTGCTGGCAGCCGGTCAACTGGTGGGTACAGAAGGCTACACCGCCGCGACGGCTGGGGGTTGGTTAGCGGGGACGAATGCGGCGCGGCTGGTATTGGGATTGGAACCGATCATGCTGCCGCCAACGACGATGATGGGTGCGTTGATTGAGTTCATTAGTTCGGCTTCACCCAAGCATTTCCAACCCATGCCGCCGAATTTTGGGATTTTGCCTCCGTTATCGGCGCGAATTAAGAATAAGCAAGAGCGATATGGGGTGTATCGCGATCGCGCTTTGGCGGATTTGGATGCTTGGAGTAGGGGAATTCAGCCCTCTGCTGCCTAA